ACGAAGTCTTTGACGATGGTTTTTCCTCCATCAAAACCCATTTCTTTGATTTCTCGATAGAGGCGAGAAGCAGTATAGGGACCTTCATTGAGTTTCTCAAGAATGTAAGGTTTGTAAGGATCAAGCTTGCTTTTTCTTCCGGGACGTTTCTGGGGTTCTGGGACGGTTTTCTTGTTAAGATATTTCCTCACAGTTGCCCTGGCATAACCTGTTTGTCTGGAGATTTTACTGATGCTAAAGCCTTGTGAATACAAATCTCGTATCAATAGCCATTCCTCCATTTTCAGCATTATCTACAATCCTCGAACTTTTCTCAAGGATTGTGAATTGGAAGGTTTTAAACCGCCGAAATTGGAAGATTCTTAACCGCCATTGACATACGGGTCAGAGAAAATACTCTTACCCTCGAAAGGGCTTTTAAATCTATATAATATCGGAAACCCAGCCAGCTTGTCTGGCGGCCTTACACAAAAAGAAAGAGAAGAAGAAACTTGGTTCTTTATAGTTTTGAGTGGGTAACTTACATTCATTTCCTAAATAATGAGGCAACGAATATAAATTTAGAAACATTTAAAGACTCTCTAACTAATCTTACCCGTTTTCCAAGATATTGAAAGAATTTCATTGTAGATAAAGTTGATTTGCGATTGCCGACAATATATTTATGTCAAACATCCAATCTATATGTGATTTACATGGTTCAAGTTGATATAAGCGATGATACAAACCAGATTCTGGGTATTGTAAAAACTAAATTTAACCTGAAGGATGAAAGCGCAGCTATTGATTTTATAGTTGCTCAATGCGAAATAGATATGCTAGAACCCGAATTAAAACCTGAATTTATAGAGGAAATGCAAAATATAATTGCAGGAAAACATATAGGGCCCTTTAAAACTGTTGATGATTTAAAAGCATACATAGAAAGTTTGCCTGATGAGGAAGAGGATGAATTGTGTATGAAATAATAATCAGTGAAAAACTTTCAAAAAAACTAATAAAATTAAGGAAAAAGAATATTTTACAATTTAATGCTATTTTTAAAAAAGCAGAAGAAATCCAGATTGACCCACAGAGGTATAAAAACCTAAGATATCCATTAAACAATCTTAAGCGTGTACATATTGATTCTCATTTCGTGCTACTTTACTCTGTTGATGAAGAAACAAAAACAATAATATTAGAAGATTTCATCCATCACGACTTCGCTTACTAATCTGACGAAAGGTGTTTAAAGTCGAAGACTTCTTTTACAAAGTTATTCAATAGATTTAATAAAGTCGTCCACAAGTAAATGGGTTATGAATATTGCTGAGATGGCATCTACAGGAACGTTTCCAAAAAATAGAACAAAATTTTTGCATGGCCTTTATGTGTTTCAAATGTTTAATACTTCCACATTTTCTTTCTGAGTTATATTTCTTGCAATAACTCCACGATGGCACATGTTTACATCAGCTTCGAA
This window of the Methanosarcina mazei S-6 genome carries:
- a CDS encoding DUF2683 family protein; the encoded protein is MVQVDISDDTNQILGIVKTKFNLKDESAAIDFIVAQCEIDMLEPELKPEFIEEMQNIIAGKHIGPFKTVDDLKAYIESLPDEEEDELCMK
- a CDS encoding type II toxin-antitoxin system RelE family toxin, which gives rise to MYEIIISEKLSKKLIKLRKKNILQFNAIFKKAEEIQIDPQRYKNLRYPLNNLKRVHIDSHFVLLYSVDEETKTIILEDFIHHDFAY